A genomic stretch from Phaeodactylum tricornutum CCAP 1055/1 chromosome 22, whole genome shotgun sequence includes:
- a CDS encoding predicted protein has product MVTATRTTSDAAALAHLLDTGLALSATSPIRLSLQLNGYDNLQSVVGIFESELESLDHAAVADFKQGVKHDKMHYPVLKDDRYWDHLYRTFVVTAVLHNVDNVLDPAYSPTDPDKISLVKEQKKFVYSALEHCLQTNMGKNIVREHAFDFDAQVVFAKIVKHYTESTAAKISSGTTLSYLTSAKYGSSWTGTAEGFILHWKNHLRIYNNTVPTSEQLPPQLCLSLLESSVRDVSKLRQVNTTANLDLAKGGSPINYENYLSLLLAAATLYDKGNNLSNSRSPKTKRSAFVAETIFPDDDYSIDYDIDLSPSILYEANAHNRRAGDQNRDRQGNVNRERPYIPREMWDKLSDDAKAILRGMSSPAEGQASPNSNQHPHFNANSHSLADMGHPSTTNDSLNESDNEKIPQLWKRYGVTCPPY; this is encoded by the exons ATGGTTACCGCCACGCGAACTACATCTGATGCAGCTGCCCTTGCTCATTTGCTAGACACAGGGCTCGCACTATCTGCAACTTCACCTATCCGCCTTAGCCTACAACTTAACGGATATGACAATCTACAAAGTGTTGTTGGTATTTTTGAGAGTGAACTGGAATCTTTAGA TCacgctgctgttgctgatttCAAACAAGGAGTGAAACATGACAAGATGCACTATCCAGTGCTTAAGGATGATCGCTACTGGGACCATTTGTACCGTACCTTTGTCGTTACCGCCGTATTGCACAATGTAGATAATGTTCTAGATCCGGCTTATTCTCCAACAGATCCAGATAAAATCTCACTTGTTAAAGAGCAGAAAAAGTTTGTCTATTCCGCCCTAGAACACTGTTTGCAAACCAATATGGGTAAAAACATTGTTCGAGAACATGCTTTCGATTTCGACGCCCAAGTTGTATTTGCAAAAATCGTTAAACATTACACGGAATCCACAGCCGCGAAAATCAGCTCCGGCACTACTCTCTCATACTTGACCTCTGCAAAATACGGCAGCTCCTGGACCGGCACTGCGGAAGGTTTTATCTTGCATTGGAAAAACCATCTACGCATCTACAACAATACCGTGCCAACTTCGGAACAGTTGCCACCGCAACTCTGCCTCAGTTTGCTTGAGTCCTCTGTTCGCGACGTCTCCAAACTACGTCAAGTCAACACTACCGCGAATTTAGATTTAGCTAAAGGGGGGTCTCCCATTAACTATGAAAATTATCTAAGTCTACTTCTCGCTGCAGCAACTTTATACGACAAAgggaacaacctttccaacTCTCGTAGCCCTAAGACCAAGCGTAGTGCCTTTGTTGCTGAAACCATCTTCCCCGACGACGACTACAGCATTGATTACGACATTGATTTATCTCCGTCCATTCTGTACGAAGCGAATGCTCACAACCGCAGAGCAGGAGATCAAAATCGAGACCGCCAGGGCAATGTCAACCGTGAACGACCGTATATCCCCCGTGAGATGTGGGATAAACTGTCCGATGATGCAAAGGCAATTCTCCGAGGCATGTCTTCTCCCGCGGAAGGTCAAGCCTCGCCTAACAGCAATCAACACCCTCATTTTAATGCCAATTCTCATTCTCTAGCCGACATGGGACACCCCTCCACAACCAACGACTCGTTGAATGAAAGCGACAACGAAAAAATTCCACAATTGTGGAAACGATA